The Brevibacillus humidisoli DNA segment TATCAACTGTTCAGGCGGAAACGTCGGGTTCCCGCCTGGCTGGTTTTTTTGCTGGATCTCTGTTTTTGGCTGACAAGTGTTCTCCTCGTCTTTGCGGTCCTTCGCGAGATAAACGATGGGATCGTGCGCTGGCCGATCTTCATCGGTATGTTGGGTGGTGCCTGGCTGTACTTCACCCTAGGCAGTAAGATGTATACCCAATTGTTGCTAGCCGTGATAAAATGTATAAGGTGGCTTTATCGGACGGTTTTGACAATCATGGACATTTTGATCGTACAGCCGATCCTGTTTTTCTACAAGCTGATCTCGATTTTGCTAGGGTTTGTGTTCTCCGTATTGCTGGCTATCGGTTCGTTTTTGTGGAAGATTGTCTTGTTTGTGACGAATCCGTTTGCCAAATGGAGTCAACATATCGGGAAAGGTTTAGGACGGACAGGAGCAGGAGTATGGGCGCGAATGAAGAATTGGTTGTTGCCGAGAAAAAAGCGATAGGGTACGCTGGGGCTATCCAGCAGGGAAAAGGTGGTGTTGCAGGATGAGACATAGCCCTTCTCAATCAAATCGACAAGGACAAAAGCGCAGGATTCGCTTCTTCCTGTTCCTCATGCTGTTTTTTTCCATCTGGACGGGCTATACGGCGTATCTGCAAAGCAGTGCATTAGCGGAAAAGGAACAGCAGCTGCACGAGCTTGAGCAGAAAGTGGCAACCATGCGACAAACCAATAATGAACTGCAGTATAAAATGAATCGCCTGCACGACAAGGAGTACATCGCCGAACTGGCGCGAAAAAAATACTCGCTTGCCAAGCCGGGTGAGGTGCTGTTCATCCTGCCAGAATAGCACGATGTGGTGTAAGCCGATTGACACGTTTTTTTTCCTTCCGATATAATTTAAAATGTTCGAACTATTTTAATAAGGGAGGATTTCCACGTTCATGGTAGTTGAAGTGGGCAGCAAGCTTGAGGGTAAAGTGACGGGTATTACCAGTTTTGGAGCATTTGTAGAGCTGCCTGGAGGTGTTACCGGCCTGGTTCATATCAGTGAAATCGCTGATACCTATGTAAAGGATATCCATGAGCACTTAAAGATAGGCGACACCGTGACGGTAAAGATCATGAACATCCAACAGGACGGGAAGATCGGGCTGTCGATAAAAAAAGCCGTCGATCGACCGCAAAAGCCACCTCGTCATGGCCGCGAACGTGGAGAAGGGTTTGAAGAAAAACTATCCAAGTTCTTAAAAGAGAGTGAAGACCGACTCTCTTCCATTCGCAAAAACTACGACAAAAGAGGGCGAGGTCGCTAAAACCACTTGGCATCTGGCGACAAATAAGGCTTCTCTATCCTATATGCAACAGCGGTTAGAAAAAATATTTGCCAAAATGATAAAATGACGAGAAAAACAGGAAGGGTTATTCAGATCTTGTGGAGAATGTATATGATATAGCCCGTTTCGCTAGCGCGAATCACCTGATCGGCCGACGTTGAACGCAAAACGTCGGTTTTTTTTTGTCTTGGGTTTTCTCATTTTTTGTCGGACGATTCTGTGAATGGCGTCCCAAACTTTTGACAAAATTTCCACCACCCACTCCGTATAATGAGAACCACAAAACGCGAACGGGTGGTGTTAATCATGTTAAACAAGAACCAAGTGATCTCCGATACGGGTCATACCTGGACGGCACGATTGGCTAACCAGTGGACGCGGACCATCGGAGGTTGGGGAGAGAGAATGGCAGAATATACCAAGAGATGGCATCTGCTCCCGCTGACGATGGGCTTCTTGCTCGGACGGGCATTGATTTTAGAAGAGTTGGCTCCGTTTATCGTCCCCTATTTTATCGTGATGTACTTCTTGAAGCGGGACAGTCTGTTGGTTGGGGCGCTGGCACTGATTGCCGGTGCCGCCACCCATTCGGTTCCGTTAACGCTGCAGGCAGTGCTAAGTGTTGCGCTTTCCCTGGCTGCCTGCAGGGCGGCAGAGCGGTTTCGGCGCAAAGACTTTTCACTTACCCCGTTTATTGTGCTGGCTACTGTATTTGTCAGCCATCTGCTGTTTGACGTGCTCACCAACCAGGTGACCACCTACAACCTGGTTATGGTGATGATTGAAGCGATTCTTAGTTTTGTGCTGACGCTGATTTTTATCCAGTCGCTGTCGATCGTTCACTTGGCCAAGCCTTATGAACCTCTGAAAAACGAGGAGATTGTCTGTCTGGTCATCTTGCTGGCCTCGTTGATGACGGGGACAGTTGGCTGGGTGGTACAGGGGATCTCGATGGAGCATGTGCTCTCCCGCTATCTGCTGTTGTTGTTTGCCTTTACCGGTGGTGGTACGGTGGGAGCGGCAGTTGGTGTGGTGACCGGACTGATCCTCAGCATGGCCAATGTGAGTGCTCTGCAGCAGATCAATCTGCTCGCTTTCTCCGGTCTGCTCGCCGGTCTGTTGAAAGAGGGCGGCAAAGTAGGGGTCTCTGGCGGGCTGGTGATCGGAACGGCAATCCTCGCGATCTATGGAGGAGCGGAAGATATTTTGTACCCCTCCCTGCTGGAGTCTGCTTTGGCGATTTTGATGTTTGTGCTGACACCGTCCGCCGTGTGGAAAAAGGTCTCCAGCTTTATCCCTGGCACATTGGAGAACCAGCAGTCCCATCAGGAATATATGCGGCGGGTGCGAGACATGACGGCAGGGAAAATTATGCAGTTCTCTGAGCTGTTTACCCAATTGTCTCGCAGTTTTGCCCAAACGTCCGCCCCGCAGTGGCAGGATGAGCAGATTGACTTGTTCCTCAGTCGAGTCACCGAGTCGACCTGTCAGAGATGCTGGAAAAAAGAGCAGTGCTGGGAGCGGGAGACACAGTCCACCTATGAGGCGATGCGTGAATTGACAGAAGTGATGCAAGAGCAGGGAACCTTGCAAGGCACCTCACTCAACCCGGAGTGGGAGCGAAAATGTGTGAAAACGGGGAAAGTATTGGAGACGATGGAGAGTGAATACCGCCGTCAGCAGGTGTACAGCCAGCTGAAA contains these protein-coding regions:
- the yabQ gene encoding spore cortex biosynthesis protein YabQ: MSISVQLQTIAIMSACGVLMGIGFDTYQLFRRKRRVPAWLVFLLDLCFWLTSVLLVFAVLREINDGIVRWPIFIGMLGGAWLYFTLGSKMYTQLLLAVIKCIRWLYRTVLTIMDILIVQPILFFYKLISILLGFVFSVLLAIGSFLWKIVLFVTNPFAKWSQHIGKGLGRTGAGVWARMKNWLLPRKKR
- a CDS encoding FtsB family cell division protein; amino-acid sequence: MRHSPSQSNRQGQKRRIRFFLFLMLFFSIWTGYTAYLQSSALAEKEQQLHELEQKVATMRQTNNELQYKMNRLHDKEYIAELARKKYSLAKPGEVLFILPE
- a CDS encoding S1 domain-containing RNA-binding protein yields the protein MVVEVGSKLEGKVTGITSFGAFVELPGGVTGLVHISEIADTYVKDIHEHLKIGDTVTVKIMNIQQDGKIGLSIKKAVDRPQKPPRHGRERGEGFEEKLSKFLKESEDRLSSIRKNYDKRGRGR
- the spoIIE gene encoding stage II sporulation protein E, with translation MLNKNQVISDTGHTWTARLANQWTRTIGGWGERMAEYTKRWHLLPLTMGFLLGRALILEELAPFIVPYFIVMYFLKRDSLLVGALALIAGAATHSVPLTLQAVLSVALSLAACRAAERFRRKDFSLTPFIVLATVFVSHLLFDVLTNQVTTYNLVMVMIEAILSFVLTLIFIQSLSIVHLAKPYEPLKNEEIVCLVILLASLMTGTVGWVVQGISMEHVLSRYLLLLFAFTGGGTVGAAVGVVTGLILSMANVSALQQINLLAFSGLLAGLLKEGGKVGVSGGLVIGTAILAIYGGAEDILYPSLLESALAILMFVLTPSAVWKKVSSFIPGTLENQQSHQEYMRRVRDMTAGKIMQFSELFTQLSRSFAQTSAPQWQDEQIDLFLSRVTESTCQRCWKKEQCWERETQSTYEAMRELTEVMQEQGTLQGTSLNPEWERKCVKTGKVLETMESEYRRQQVYSQLKKQVQDSRRLVADQLSGVSKVMVDFAKQIQREGIELSFQEKQVSRALEGLGLSVRRVDIHNLEEGKVDIEISQPTCYGRDECAKIVAPMLTEILGETIVVKERHCDAYKDGHCKMCLASAKAFDVEIGVAGAAKDGKLLSGDSFKTIDLGNGKVALAISDGMGNGERAYLESKSALDMLDQLLQSGLDETLAIKTVNSVLALRSTEEMFATVDLALIDLQTANTRFVKIGSTPSFVKRGKEVITVTANNLPAGILEEIEVDVVTRRLRPGDLLIMMSDGIYEAPRQIENRQLWMKRLISELETDDPQEVADLLLERVIRYHCGEILDDMTVLAARIERFVPQWSAIQIQGMEKVERPRIVS